CAGCCTGCTGGGCTTCGCGTTCTGGCTGGTCACCACGCTGATCGACCTCGCCGCCGGTGCGACGTTCCTGGCGCTGAACGACTACGGCACCCAGCTCGGCGAGTGGGAGGTCCAGCGGGCGCTGCTGCTCAACCTGATGGCGTACGCCATCTGGACGGTGCTCGGCGTGGGCATCGGCACGTTGATCACCAACCAGCTGGGCGCGGTGATCACCGCCTCCGTGCTCTACCTGATCGGTACGCAGGTGGTGGGCCTGCTCTTCCTGCTGCTGGCGAACGTGCTGGACAACATGGCAGTGATCAAGTGGCAGGTGATCTGGCCGGCCGCCGCGTCCCAGATCATGATCACTCCGGGGGAGAACGAGATGCTGCCCGCCTGGTGGGTCGGCGCGCTGGTGCTGGTGGCCTACGCCGTGGTCAGCGGCGTGGTCGGCATCCTGATCACCCGGCGCCGCGACATCTCCTGACCGCAGGTCGGCTGACCACAGGTCGGCGCCACGCCTTGACGGGCCCGGTTCACCGGTCGACGACCGGCGGGCCGGGCCCGTCGGGGCCGCCGTCGCCGGCCGGGCCCGGCGCCGATCCGGGCCGGTCGGCCATAGCAGCGATCAAGGGGATACGCAGCGCTTACCGAACTTCTGTCATCTTCTGTGAATCCGACCACGCGTCGGGTACGGAAATGCCCCGAGGATCCGTACCGCGTAGCCTGGGAACCGTCCTGTGCGCCCGTCCCGGCGTCACCGGGCGCCGCGTGACACACCACACCCGCGTGAAAGAGGCGATTACCGGCCGTGTCGACCCAGCAGACTTCGCAGGAGAACCCACTGGCGGGTTTCGGCCCGAACGAGTGGATCGTCGAGGAGATGTACCAGCGCTACCTCGCCGACCCCACCAGCGTCGACCCGGCCTGGCACGACTTCTTCGCCGACTACCGACCCGGCCAGAGCACCGGCCGCGCCGGCAACGGTGACGGCCGGCCGGCCACCACCGCCGACACCGAATCGAAGGACGCCACCCCGGCCAAGGCCGAGCCGGCGGCGAAGAGCGCGCCCGCCGCCCAGAGCGAACCGGCCACCAAGGCCGAGCCGGCAGGCAAGAGCGAGCCGGCAGGCAAGGGCGAACGCCGCCCGGCACCGGCCAAGGCCAAGGCCAAGCCTGCCGCCAAGGCCGAGCCCACCGCCACGAAGAGCGAGCCGGCCGCCGCCAAGGCCGAGCCGGCGAAGAGCCAGACCACCCAGACCGCGCCGACCGCCACCGGGCCGCAGACCACGCCGCTGCGCGGGGTCGCCGCCCGGATCGTCCAGAACATGGGCGCCTCGCTGGCCGTGCCGACCGCGACCAGCGTCCGCGCCGTGCCGGCCAAGCTCCTGGTCGACAACCGCATCGTGATCAACAACCACCTCGCCCGGGGTCGCGGTGGCAAGGTCAGCTTCACCCACCTGGTCGGCTACGCCCTGGTGCGGGCCCTGGTCGCGCACCCCGAGATGAACAACTCCTTCGCCGAGGTCGACGGCAAGCCGGCGATGGTCCGCCCGGAGCACGTCAACCTCGGCATCGCCATCGACCTGACCAAGCCCGACGGCAGCCGCAACCTGGTGGTCCCCTCCATCAAGGGCTGCGAGAAGATGGACTTCCGGCAGTTCTGGCAGGCGTACGAGGACGTCGTCCGGCGGGCCCGCCGCAACGAGCTGACCATGGAGGACTACGCCGGCACCACGATCTCGCTGACCAACCCCGGCGGCATCGGCACGGTGCACTCCATGCCGCGGCTCATGCAGGGCCAGAGCGCGATCATCGGGGTCGGCGCCATGGAGTATCCGGCGCCGTACCAGGGCATGAGCGAGGCCACCCTGGCCGAACTGGCGGTCAGCAAGGTCATCACCCTGACCAGCACGTACGACCACCGGATCATCCAGGGCGCGCAGTCCGGTGAGTTCCTCAAGGCCATGCACGAGCTGATGCTCGGCGAGCACGGCTTCTACGACCAGATCTTCACCGCGCTGCGCATCCCGTACGAGCCGGTGCGCTGGATGCGCGATGTCGCGGTCGACAGCGAGGGTCAGATCAACAAGACCGCGCGGGTGCACGAGCTGATCCACGCCTACCGGGTCCGGGGCCACCTGATGGCCGACACCGACCCGCTGGAGTTCAAGATCCGCAAACACCCGGACCTGGACGTCCTCCAGCACGGGCTGACCCTGTGGGACCTGGACCGCACCTTCCCGGTCAACGGCTTCGCCGGCCGGCAGCGGATGAAGCTGCGCGACATCCTCGGCGTGCTACGCGACTCGTACTGCCGGCGGGTCGGCATCGAGTACATGCACATCCAGGACCCGGAGGAGCGGCGCTGGATCCAGGAGCGGGTCGAGCGCAAGTACGAGAAGCCGCCGGCCGGCGAGCAGAAGCACGTGCTCAACCGGCTCAACGCGGCCGAGGCGTTCGAAACCTTCCTGCAGACCAAGTACGTCGGCCAGAAGCGCTTCTCGCTGGAGGGCGGCGAGTCGCTGATCCCGCTGCTCGGTGAGGTGCTGGAAGCCTCCGCCGAGGGCGGGCTGGACGAGGTCGTCATCGGCATGGCCCACCGGGGCCGGCTCAACGTGCTGGCCAACATCGTCGGCAAGCCGTACGAGAAGATCTTCTCGGAGTTCGAGGGGCACCTGGACCCGCGTTCCACCCAGGGCTCGGGCGACGTGAAGTACCACCTCGGCCAGAACGGCAAGTTCACCACCCCCGACGGCGACCACGCGGTCAAGGTCTCGGTGGTGGCGAACCCGTCCCACCTGGAGGCCGTCGACCCGGTGCTGGAGGGCATCGTGCGGGCCAAGCAGGACCGCATCGACCTCAAGCTGGAGGGCTACACCGTGCTGCCGCTGGCGGTGCACGGCGACGCGGCCTTCGCCGGTCAGGGCGTGGTCGCCGAGACGCTGAACCTCTCCCAGCTGCGCGGCTACCGCACCGGCGGGACGGTGCACGTGGTGGTCAACAACCAGGTCGGCTTCACCACCGCACCGGAGTACTCCCGGTCCAGCCTCTACAGCACCGACGTGGCCCGGATGATCCAGGCCCCGATCTTCCACGTCAACGGCGACGACCCGGAGGCCGTGGTCCGGGTCGCCCGGCTGGCCTTCGAGTACCGCCAGGCGTTCAACAAGGACGTCGTGATCGACCTGGTCTGCTACCGGCGGCGCGGGCACAACGAGGGCGACGACCCGTCGATGTCCAACCCCCAGATGTACCGGATCATCGATTCGAAGCGCTCGGTCCGCAAGCTCTACACCGAGGAGCTGATCGGGCGGGGCGACATCACCGTGGAGGACGCCGAGGAGCTGCTGCGCGACTACCAGGCCCAGCTGGAACGGGTCTTCAAGGCCACCCGCGACGCGGCCAGCACGCCCCGCCAGCTGAGCCGGCCGTCCCGCCAGGACGAGCCGGAGCCGCAGGTGGAGACGGCGACCGAGGCCTCGGTCGTCAAGGCCATCGGCGAGGCACACGTCAACCTGCCCGAGGGCTTCA
This is a stretch of genomic DNA from Micromonospora sp. WMMD1082. It encodes these proteins:
- a CDS encoding ABC transporter permease translates to MSNLVRSELLKIRTTSTWWWLAIGAFLSIALAFAFNAWLATETLSGGGEEFGVTGDAASAPAQAANLYTSGQYLGLMFVMLIGILMVTNEFFHQTATTTFLATPRRTSVIVSKLIAASLLGFAFWLVTTLIDLAAGATFLALNDYGTQLGEWEVQRALLLNLMAYAIWTVLGVGIGTLITNQLGAVITASVLYLIGTQVVGLLFLLLANVLDNMAVIKWQVIWPAAASQIMITPGENEMLPAWWVGALVLVAYAVVSGVVGILITRRRDIS
- a CDS encoding multifunctional oxoglutarate decarboxylase/oxoglutarate dehydrogenase thiamine pyrophosphate-binding subunit/dihydrolipoyllysine-residue succinyltransferase subunit, which translates into the protein MSTQQTSQENPLAGFGPNEWIVEEMYQRYLADPTSVDPAWHDFFADYRPGQSTGRAGNGDGRPATTADTESKDATPAKAEPAAKSAPAAQSEPATKAEPAGKSEPAGKGERRPAPAKAKAKPAAKAEPTATKSEPAAAKAEPAKSQTTQTAPTATGPQTTPLRGVAARIVQNMGASLAVPTATSVRAVPAKLLVDNRIVINNHLARGRGGKVSFTHLVGYALVRALVAHPEMNNSFAEVDGKPAMVRPEHVNLGIAIDLTKPDGSRNLVVPSIKGCEKMDFRQFWQAYEDVVRRARRNELTMEDYAGTTISLTNPGGIGTVHSMPRLMQGQSAIIGVGAMEYPAPYQGMSEATLAELAVSKVITLTSTYDHRIIQGAQSGEFLKAMHELMLGEHGFYDQIFTALRIPYEPVRWMRDVAVDSEGQINKTARVHELIHAYRVRGHLMADTDPLEFKIRKHPDLDVLQHGLTLWDLDRTFPVNGFAGRQRMKLRDILGVLRDSYCRRVGIEYMHIQDPEERRWIQERVERKYEKPPAGEQKHVLNRLNAAEAFETFLQTKYVGQKRFSLEGGESLIPLLGEVLEASAEGGLDEVVIGMAHRGRLNVLANIVGKPYEKIFSEFEGHLDPRSTQGSGDVKYHLGQNGKFTTPDGDHAVKVSVVANPSHLEAVDPVLEGIVRAKQDRIDLKLEGYTVLPLAVHGDAAFAGQGVVAETLNLSQLRGYRTGGTVHVVVNNQVGFTTAPEYSRSSLYSTDVARMIQAPIFHVNGDDPEAVVRVARLAFEYRQAFNKDVVIDLVCYRRRGHNEGDDPSMSNPQMYRIIDSKRSVRKLYTEELIGRGDITVEDAEELLRDYQAQLERVFKATRDAASTPRQLSRPSRQDEPEPQVETATEASVVKAIGEAHVNLPEGFTPHKRIQQLLDRRARMAVEGTIDWGFGEIIAFGALLHDGVTVRLAGQDSRRGTFVQRHASVVDAETGDDYLPLQSLTGDGERSRFFVHDSLLSEYAAMGFEYGYSVENLDALVCWEAQFGDFVNGAQSVIDEFISSGEVKWGQRSAITLLLPHGHEGQGPDHTSGRPERFLQLCAEDNMRVAVPTTPANYFHLLRRQALSPKRKPLVVFTPKSLLRHKLCVSSVEDFTTGTFAPVLADQAAPAADQVKRVLLCSGKVYYDLYQARQERGVTDTAIIRLEQLYPMPVEEIRAALAQYPNAEDFAWVQEEPANQGAWSFVALNLLEHLDGVRLRRISRPAAAAPAVGSAKMHEVEQRALIEAALPRP